The following coding sequences lie in one Corynebacterium anserum genomic window:
- a CDS encoding TIGR02569 family protein — MTQTPPSHILASFQVPAARPVQLDSEWSHGWRCDRAVISPADEPARAAWIARTMAKMRPAGVSVSRPIVSSDGRYSVSGWRARTFLSGHRAPRFDEIAMAALRISEALRDEEKPTFLQAPKKTGVWNEADVFAAAESAAFDADPTEWVRVSLPLDSVPRDDIADALTKAAELAAARGELSEPDQLVHGDVLGCLVFDGLADPVLTDLVPSWRPAGWPVALMVVDAMAWCNGSDALLKRWAHIPDFWELALRAALYRVMVHAILPHSRPEAWQGLSRVADVILAHAHHSTDVSPA, encoded by the coding sequence ATGACACAGACCCCTCCTTCTCACATCTTGGCCAGCTTCCAAGTGCCCGCGGCGCGCCCGGTGCAACTCGATTCCGAATGGAGCCACGGCTGGCGCTGCGATCGCGCGGTGATTAGTCCGGCGGATGAGCCTGCACGGGCGGCGTGGATTGCCCGGACGATGGCGAAGATGCGCCCGGCTGGTGTGAGCGTTTCTCGCCCAATAGTCTCCTCCGATGGTCGCTACAGTGTGTCCGGATGGCGGGCCCGTACTTTTTTGTCGGGACATAGAGCTCCACGCTTCGATGAGATCGCCATGGCTGCTCTCCGTATTTCCGAAGCCCTGCGGGACGAAGAAAAACCGACGTTCCTGCAGGCACCGAAAAAGACCGGAGTGTGGAATGAAGCGGATGTTTTTGCCGCTGCTGAGTCTGCCGCCTTCGACGCAGATCCGACGGAGTGGGTGCGCGTGTCCTTGCCCCTCGATTCAGTTCCCCGCGATGATATTGCGGACGCGCTGACCAAAGCCGCCGAGTTGGCTGCTGCACGTGGCGAACTTAGTGAGCCCGATCAACTGGTTCACGGTGACGTTCTGGGATGCCTAGTGTTCGATGGATTGGCCGATCCAGTTCTCACCGATCTCGTTCCGTCCTGGAGACCCGCCGGCTGGCCTGTTGCCCTTATGGTGGTGGACGCCATGGCGTGGTGCAATGGTTCCGACGCCCTGCTGAAGCGCTGGGCTCATATCCCGGATTTTTGGGAGTTGGCTTTGCGCGCAGCTCTGTACCGAGTGATGGTGCATGCGATCCTGCCTCATTCTCGACCGGAGGCATGGCAGGGTTTATCGCGCGTCGCTGATGTGATCTTGGCTCATGCTCATCACTCCACGGATGTCTCACCGGCATGA
- a CDS encoding DUF3152 domain-containing protein: protein MTHYPKESPRRERFSIPEPRSDESYSDVVASDMPGRGHARRHAVKPQRDSQEHIKYVIAGVFVLVTLLVLGSALFHSADSNGARVASTHASGEGKEEDAAPRGEGPVFQGEYEGLDIGDLPPGAPLTQESSNTFTIVGHPGERVGQGTKNKYTYVVEVEDTIKPDNIGGFDAFAAMVDATLSNPKSWIADPEISFQHVKEEDLPAGQEPDFRFQLTTMKTTHDVCGNSYNLETSCFMPTGHRVVINEARWLRGAQPYQGDLGGYRQYVINHEVGHGVGYAAHQPCVKNGGLAPVMMQQTLSLSNDELHNINSQEVYKKDGMTCVANPWPYPQGKKTQEDSAANGNRSD, encoded by the coding sequence ATGACACACTATCCCAAGGAATCCCCACGTCGCGAACGCTTTAGCATTCCTGAACCTCGAAGTGATGAGTCCTATTCTGACGTCGTCGCTTCGGATATGCCGGGGCGTGGACATGCTCGGCGTCATGCGGTGAAGCCCCAGCGCGACTCGCAGGAGCACATCAAGTACGTGATCGCCGGTGTTTTTGTTCTTGTCACACTCCTCGTGCTGGGCAGTGCGCTATTTCACTCAGCGGATTCGAATGGGGCACGGGTGGCGTCGACACATGCCAGTGGAGAGGGCAAGGAAGAGGATGCCGCTCCGCGCGGAGAAGGCCCCGTCTTCCAAGGGGAGTACGAAGGTCTGGACATTGGCGACTTACCGCCGGGAGCTCCCCTGACTCAAGAATCCTCCAACACGTTCACCATCGTAGGTCACCCAGGCGAACGCGTGGGTCAGGGCACGAAGAACAAATACACCTACGTGGTCGAGGTTGAGGACACAATTAAGCCCGACAATATCGGTGGTTTCGATGCCTTCGCCGCCATGGTGGATGCCACGCTATCAAACCCCAAGTCGTGGATCGCAGACCCGGAGATCTCCTTTCAACACGTGAAAGAAGAGGATCTACCGGCGGGGCAGGAACCGGACTTCCGTTTCCAGCTCACCACGATGAAAACTACCCACGATGTCTGCGGAAATTCCTACAACCTAGAGACTAGCTGCTTCATGCCCACCGGACACCGAGTGGTTATCAACGAAGCACGGTGGTTGCGTGGAGCTCAGCCTTACCAAGGTGATCTGGGCGGCTACCGACAGTACGTCATCAATCATGAGGTTGGGCACGGCGTGGGGTATGCGGCGCACCAACCATGTGTGAAAAATGGCGGGTTAGCGCCTGTGATGATGCAGCAGACCCTCAGCCTGTCTAATGACGAGTTGCACAACATTAATTCTCAAGAGGTGTACAAGAAAGACGGGATGACCTGCGTGGCTAATCCGTGGCCATATCCTCAGGGGAAGAAGACCCAGGAGGACTCTGCAGCAAATGGAAACCGGAGCGATTAA